A genomic segment from Desmospora profundinema encodes:
- a CDS encoding ABC transporter substrate-binding protein → MRRTRLVYLLAVVSILSLLMSACGGGSGADGGSDEIRIGAQLSSPAERKILEEQIQAFEEKNPGIQVRIQAITDDYLKEMQTLIGAKREPDVFYLDSMPAPDLVNLDVLEPLDEYIQASGLDPSDFEDALIEAYTKNDSIYGLPKDYNTLALFYNKQMFEKEGLEPPTTWEELRDAAKKLTKDGRKGFAINPELARYQPFVYQNGGAVLDEDGKATLDRKENVEALTFFTSLFLEDQSTGVPNDLGVEWAGDAFAEEKAAMVYEGGWMIPFLKEKAPDLEYGIVELPVKEEGMENSNLAFTVAYVMSKNSKNKEAAFQLIEFLTSDEGQTYVVDSGLALPSRKSMGEKFIEEYPEREAFVKGAAYAEPFQYGDYGNKFADEASKAAESVVLKQEKSVENALKKAQERVE, encoded by the coding sequence ATGAGGCGTACACGGTTGGTTTATTTACTGGCGGTTGTCTCCATCCTGTCATTGCTGATGTCCGCATGCGGAGGCGGTTCCGGTGCCGATGGAGGGAGCGATGAGATCCGCATCGGCGCACAGTTGTCCAGTCCGGCGGAACGAAAGATCCTGGAGGAGCAGATCCAAGCGTTTGAAGAGAAGAACCCGGGCATTCAAGTCCGCATCCAAGCCATCACCGACGATTATCTGAAAGAGATGCAAACCTTGATCGGCGCCAAACGGGAGCCCGATGTGTTTTATCTCGACAGTATGCCGGCGCCGGATTTGGTCAACCTGGACGTGTTGGAGCCGCTGGACGAATACATCCAAGCAAGCGGCCTGGATCCTTCCGATTTTGAAGATGCGTTGATCGAAGCTTACACCAAGAACGATTCGATTTACGGTTTGCCCAAGGATTACAACACCCTGGCCCTCTTCTACAATAAACAGATGTTTGAAAAAGAAGGATTGGAGCCTCCCACCACCTGGGAAGAGTTGCGGGATGCGGCCAAAAAGCTGACCAAAGACGGAAGGAAAGGATTTGCCATTAACCCCGAGCTGGCCCGCTATCAACCGTTTGTCTACCAGAACGGCGGAGCCGTGCTGGATGAAGACGGGAAGGCGACACTGGATCGGAAAGAAAACGTGGAGGCATTAACGTTCTTCACCTCTCTCTTCCTGGAAGATCAGTCCACCGGTGTCCCGAATGATCTGGGGGTGGAGTGGGCCGGTGACGCCTTCGCCGAAGAAAAAGCAGCGATGGTGTATGAAGGGGGCTGGATGATCCCCTTCCTGAAGGAAAAAGCGCCGGACCTGGAATACGGCATCGTCGAACTTCCCGTCAAGGAGGAAGGGATGGAAAACTCCAACCTGGCCTTCACGGTGGCGTACGTGATGTCGAAAAACAGTAAAAACAAAGAGGCCGCTTTTCAACTGATTGAATTCCTCACCAGTGACGAAGGGCAGACATACGTGGTGGACAGCGGACTGGCCCTGCCTTCCCGTAAATCGATGGGCGAAAAGTTTATCGAAGAGTATCCGGAACGGGAAGCGTTTGTGAAAGGGGCCGCGTATGCAGAGCCCTTTCAATACGGCGATTACGGCAATAAGTTTGCCGACGAGGCCAGCAAAGCGGCGGAATCGGTGGTGCTGAAACAGGAAAAATCCGTGGAAAATGCCCTTAAGAAGGCACAGGAACGGGTGGAATGA
- a CDS encoding YolD-like family protein translates to MDKERLFGYPVPEVMAMKALERGNKMWEGHRMTLPEHAEALGEARREQERYEPPVLSEDALVEMGRLIERSYREEEPILLTIAGKWGSKKHLGFVTRIDAVEQWLVLQNGSERELIPFRLVMAAEELVED, encoded by the coding sequence GTGGATAAGGAACGTTTGTTCGGGTATCCTGTTCCTGAGGTGATGGCGATGAAAGCGCTGGAGCGCGGAAACAAGATGTGGGAAGGACATCGGATGACGCTGCCCGAGCACGCAGAGGCGCTGGGGGAGGCCCGGCGGGAACAAGAACGATATGAGCCGCCGGTCTTAAGCGAGGATGCGTTAGTGGAGATGGGGCGGTTGATCGAGCGATCATACCGGGAAGAAGAGCCGATCCTGCTGACCATTGCCGGCAAATGGGGGTCCAAAAAACATCTTGGCTTCGTGACCCGGATCGACGCCGTGGAACAGTGGCTGGTCCTGCAAAACGGCAGCGAGCGGGAGCTGATCCCGTTTCGGTTGGTCATGGCGGCGGAAGAGTTGGTGGAGGATTAA
- a CDS encoding carbohydrate ABC transporter permease, with the protein MWNRLLRILFYIVVVGYACLTLGPFLWSIYTTFKTTPDINRLWVPLSDLTIANYVHIILSDQYPFARWFLNSIVVAVIVTVGNLVFNSMAGYALARIDFPGRTVLFVTILAVMMVPGQVILVPMYILLSNLDWINSYAGLTVPFLVQSFGIFLMRQFFLSVPRELEEAAFLDGLSRWGTFWRIVMPLAKPALAAQTIFIFMGNWNSFMWPNLLASTDDMYTLPVGLNTLYGEYDAFWNSILAGAMFMTVPVIIVFILFQRHFIKGISTTGIK; encoded by the coding sequence ATGTGGAACCGCCTATTGCGGATTTTATTCTACATCGTGGTGGTGGGATATGCTTGCCTCACACTGGGCCCCTTCCTGTGGTCCATCTACACCACTTTCAAAACGACGCCGGACATCAACCGGTTGTGGGTACCGTTATCGGATCTCACCATCGCCAACTATGTCCACATCATTTTGAGCGATCAATATCCCTTTGCCCGTTGGTTCTTAAACAGTATCGTAGTGGCGGTAATTGTCACGGTCGGCAACCTCGTTTTTAATTCGATGGCGGGGTACGCCCTGGCACGGATCGATTTTCCCGGCCGGACGGTGTTGTTTGTCACCATTCTGGCGGTGATGATGGTGCCGGGCCAGGTGATCCTGGTTCCGATGTACATCCTCTTGTCCAATCTGGATTGGATCAATTCCTATGCCGGGCTGACGGTACCGTTTTTGGTGCAGAGCTTCGGGATCTTTCTCATGCGTCAGTTTTTCCTGTCGGTCCCACGGGAGCTGGAAGAGGCGGCCTTTCTCGACGGTCTCAGCCGTTGGGGGACGTTTTGGCGGATTGTGATGCCCCTGGCCAAACCTGCGCTGGCAGCCCAGACCATCTTCATCTTTATGGGAAACTGGAACAGCTTTATGTGGCCCAACCTGTTGGCCAGCACCGATGATATGTATACCTTGCCCGTCGGCCTCAACACGTTGTACGGCGAGTATGACGCGTTCTGGAACAGCATTCTCGCCGGCGCCATGTTTATGACCGTGCCCGTGATTATTGTATTTATCTTGTTTCAACGTCATTTCATCAAAGGAATTTCGACGACGGGTATAAAGTGA
- a CDS encoding SDR family NAD(P)-dependent oxidoreductase, whose amino-acid sequence MNRRTVLITGASSGIGKAIARELVAKGDFPILVARDDSKLQNLKQELGAGSAFACDVTKEEDVHRLVRRVIQTYGGLDVLINNAGYGRFGGSMDIPIADYAGMAETNYLGTVRMTQAFLPHLLSRNGRIINIASIAGLTGIPNLAAYCASKFAIMGYSESLQLEFSPRIRVGVLCPGPVQTPFFQGEDPSSLFPPLISGQLLDTETVARHAVRLIERPRVHVIPFGMRWAMRFRRFCPGLYGWMLKRIYDSFGQKKPAAVNHEERVP is encoded by the coding sequence ATGAACCGACGAACGGTGTTAATCACCGGAGCATCCAGCGGAATCGGAAAAGCGATCGCACGCGAACTGGTCGCTAAAGGGGATTTCCCCATTCTGGTTGCGCGGGATGATTCCAAGTTACAGAACTTGAAACAAGAATTAGGGGCGGGAAGTGCCTTTGCCTGCGATGTCACCAAAGAGGAAGACGTCCATCGGCTCGTCCGGCGGGTCATCCAGACGTACGGGGGACTGGATGTATTGATCAACAATGCCGGTTACGGCCGGTTCGGCGGATCCATGGACATCCCCATCGCCGATTATGCCGGGATGGCCGAAACCAATTATCTGGGAACAGTCCGGATGACCCAGGCGTTTCTCCCGCATTTGCTTTCCCGAAACGGACGGATCATCAATATCGCCTCGATCGCGGGATTGACGGGCATCCCAAACTTGGCGGCATATTGTGCTTCCAAGTTTGCCATCATGGGCTATTCCGAATCCCTTCAGTTGGAGTTTTCACCGCGGATTCGCGTGGGGGTGTTATGCCCGGGGCCGGTCCAGACCCCTTTTTTTCAGGGAGAGGATCCGTCATCCCTCTTTCCTCCCCTGATATCGGGACAACTGCTGGATACGGAGACCGTAGCGCGGCACGCCGTCCGTCTGATCGAGCGGCCCCGGGTTCATGTGATTCCCTTCGGGATGCGCTGGGCCATGCGATTTCGTCGTTTCTGTCCCGGACTCTATGGATGGATGTTAAAGCGAATCTATGATTCGTTTGGACAAAAGAAACCGGCTGCCGTCAACCACGAAGAAAGGGTCCCCTGA
- a CDS encoding class II aldolase/adducin family protein, with protein sequence MNETFAIVYQLEPTPSLKRFAEGIQHVMESNGYRLGDERDPHIQLVFNMVDPRHPRHFRRKGKGTFVITVAENHQPVDDTFRSAYPVLIQSLGNMMIFLDRYTNPEKTFFITLEQGCYPLASHEGDSTYYQDVFKRIRPLASSQLVIDNTFHPDLPEDLREGDTVTNELIQSGKKLDGMNLLPTPFPIEELLPDKAYRHVQRLYGIGGLSYGNLSARREESQFWMSARGVNKAQLQQIGRDILLIKGYDPDNLSMEISVPADIEPKRASVDAIEHWMIYTEHPEVGAIVHIHAWMEGIPSTEINYPCGTVQLAEAVAQKIREAEDPSRAVIGLKNHGLTITGRDLNDIFERIQGKIIPQVPMT encoded by the coding sequence ATGAACGAGACATTCGCCATTGTTTACCAGTTGGAACCCACTCCTTCACTTAAGCGATTTGCCGAGGGTATCCAACATGTGATGGAATCCAACGGTTATCGGCTGGGTGACGAAAGGGATCCCCACATACAGTTGGTGTTTAACATGGTGGATCCCCGCCACCCCAGACACTTTCGGCGAAAAGGGAAAGGGACCTTTGTAATCACGGTGGCGGAAAACCACCAACCAGTGGATGACACTTTCCGTTCGGCCTATCCGGTATTGATTCAATCACTGGGGAACATGATGATTTTTTTGGACCGGTACACCAATCCGGAAAAAACATTCTTCATCACGCTGGAACAGGGCTGTTATCCCCTTGCCTCCCATGAAGGGGATTCGACTTATTACCAAGATGTATTTAAGCGAATCCGCCCGCTCGCCTCCTCTCAATTGGTCATCGACAATACGTTCCATCCTGATCTACCGGAGGATTTGCGGGAAGGCGACACCGTCACCAACGAGTTGATCCAGTCGGGAAAAAAATTGGACGGGATGAATTTGCTCCCCACCCCTTTCCCCATCGAGGAATTGCTTCCCGATAAAGCCTATCGGCATGTTCAACGCCTTTACGGCATTGGAGGCCTCAGTTACGGAAACTTAAGTGCCCGCCGGGAAGAGAGTCAATTCTGGATGAGTGCCAGGGGAGTAAACAAAGCCCAGTTGCAACAGATTGGACGGGATATTCTCTTGATCAAGGGATACGATCCCGACAATCTCTCCATGGAGATCAGCGTACCGGCAGATATTGAACCCAAACGAGCCTCGGTGGATGCGATCGAACACTGGATGATCTATACGGAGCACCCGGAGGTCGGAGCGATCGTCCATATCCATGCCTGGATGGAGGGGATTCCTTCGACGGAAATCAACTATCCCTGTGGGACGGTTCAACTGGCGGAAGCGGTCGCCCAAAAAATCAGGGAAGCAGAAGACCCCTCCCGTGCGGTGATCGGGCTGAAAAACCACGGACTCACCATTACCGGAAGGGATCTCAACGACATTTTTGAACGGATTCAAGGAAAAATCATTCCCCAAGTTCCCATGACATGA
- a CDS encoding PH domain-containing protein — protein sequence MKEETLWEGTTSHVAKLGTYLLCLLFCWLLVPIFVAIWTAIKLKSTRYQLTTERLRITEGILSKRTEVVELYRVRDMSLEKPFLYRIFSKGNILLITSDQSAPNVLMEAVPDADQLMDVLRKHVEVCRDKKRVREIGVDGF from the coding sequence ATGAAGGAAGAAACGCTGTGGGAAGGGACCACGTCCCATGTGGCCAAGTTGGGGACTTATCTCTTGTGTCTGTTATTCTGTTGGTTGCTAGTGCCGATTTTTGTCGCGATTTGGACGGCGATCAAGCTGAAGTCCACCCGTTATCAGTTGACGACCGAGCGGCTCCGGATTACGGAAGGGATCTTGTCTAAACGGACGGAAGTGGTGGAGCTGTATCGGGTGCGGGATATGAGTCTGGAAAAGCCGTTCCTTTATCGGATTTTTTCCAAAGGCAACATTCTCCTCATCACCTCGGATCAAAGCGCCCCCAATGTCCTAATGGAAGCCGTCCCTGATGCGGATCAGTTGATGGATGTTCTCCGCAAACATGTGGAAGTGTGTCGGGACAAAAAACGGGTGCGGGAAATCGGAGTGGACGGATTTTAA
- a CDS encoding carbohydrate ABC transporter permease: protein MDMDHPRKPQPAPLSRMQPPSPGKKTRWTSDPVMGYLFTLPVIASLSVFLIGPILYAFYLSFQQFTFLNPDLSQFVGWDNYMRLLQDERFHTALKNTSFYSLGVVPVQVSIALLLALIVNSRIRGKTFFRVAYFLPTVTSTVAVSVMFLFLFKRDGLVNALLSFFGVEGRSWMLDIDFALPSIMLMAVWTTVGQFMVIYLAGLQDIPSDLYEAAEVDGAGPFRQFWHITLPLLKPTTFFIVVMSIIGTFQVFDQMYVISKGEGGPLDSTLTVVLYLYNVAFKDFEMGYASAIAFFLFAVILVLTLVQRRFFGEETRM from the coding sequence ATGGACATGGACCACCCCAGAAAACCGCAACCGGCTCCCCTGTCCCGGATGCAGCCGCCATCGCCGGGAAAGAAAACAAGGTGGACCAGTGATCCCGTCATGGGCTATCTGTTCACCTTGCCGGTGATCGCTTCCCTGTCTGTCTTCTTAATCGGTCCGATCCTTTACGCCTTTTATCTCAGCTTTCAGCAGTTTACATTTCTCAACCCCGACTTGTCCCAATTTGTCGGATGGGATAACTACATGCGCTTGTTGCAAGATGAACGCTTTCATACGGCATTGAAGAACACCTCTTTTTATTCCCTGGGAGTGGTGCCGGTTCAAGTGAGCATCGCCTTGCTGCTGGCCTTGATCGTCAACAGCCGCATCCGGGGGAAGACCTTTTTCCGGGTCGCTTATTTCCTGCCTACGGTCACCTCTACCGTCGCCGTATCTGTCATGTTCCTGTTTTTATTCAAACGGGATGGGCTGGTGAACGCGCTTCTGTCTTTCTTCGGGGTGGAGGGGCGCAGTTGGATGCTGGATATCGATTTTGCGTTGCCTTCGATCATGTTGATGGCCGTGTGGACTACGGTGGGCCAATTCATGGTGATTTACCTGGCCGGTCTGCAGGATATTCCATCCGACCTCTATGAAGCGGCGGAGGTGGACGGGGCGGGTCCGTTCCGGCAGTTTTGGCACATTACACTGCCGCTCTTAAAGCCGACCACCTTCTTTATCGTGGTGATGTCGATCATCGGCACCTTCCAGGTGTTTGATCAGATGTACGTCATCTCCAAGGGAGAAGGCGGACCGTTGGATTCCACTTTGACGGTGGTGTTGTACCTGTACAATGTAGCATTTAAGGATTTTGAAATGGGTTACGCATCGGCGATCGCCTTTTTCCTGTTTGCCGTCATACTCGTCCTCACTCTGGTTCAGCGCAGATTTTTCGGTGAAGAGACACGGATGTAA
- a CDS encoding diacylglycerol/lipid kinase family protein produces the protein MHQFIVNPLSGNGRGIRVWSRIKTILEQRSIPHQVAFTQGNKHATELARSVSTRPDIKAVVAVGGDGTVHEVGNGLVGSDKPLGYIQAGSGNDFAIAQGIPTDPLQAFDRVLQHRVRRIDTAKLHERFLIGFSGIGFDGLVAETVNLSSAKRWLGKMVYPYAALQTWVKFRPAHATLTIDGEMYSFPDLWLIAVTNIPNYGGGMLVCPEADDQDGSLDICCVSRLSHGRFLKVFPSVFKGKHARHPSITMKRGKTITIQTDPPLTVHADGEVIGQTPLSIQIQPQSLSIL, from the coding sequence ATGCACCAGTTCATCGTCAACCCGTTATCCGGGAACGGGCGGGGAATACGTGTCTGGTCCCGAATTAAAACCATTTTGGAGCAACGCTCCATCCCCCACCAGGTGGCATTCACCCAAGGAAACAAACATGCGACGGAACTGGCCCGCTCCGTGTCCACCCGTCCCGACATCAAGGCGGTGGTGGCTGTCGGGGGGGACGGCACCGTACACGAAGTGGGGAACGGACTGGTGGGGTCGGATAAACCCTTGGGTTATATCCAGGCCGGGTCGGGCAACGATTTTGCCATCGCCCAAGGCATTCCTACCGATCCGCTGCAAGCATTCGACCGGGTGCTGCAACACCGGGTTCGCCGAATCGATACCGCCAAACTGCACGAACGCTTCCTGATCGGGTTTTCCGGAATCGGATTCGATGGATTGGTGGCGGAAACCGTCAACCTCTCCTCCGCCAAACGGTGGCTGGGAAAGATGGTTTATCCCTATGCCGCACTTCAGACCTGGGTCAAGTTCCGGCCTGCCCACGCCACCCTCACCATCGATGGAGAGATGTACTCGTTTCCCGACTTATGGTTGATTGCCGTCACCAACATCCCCAATTACGGAGGAGGCATGCTGGTCTGCCCTGAAGCGGATGACCAAGACGGTTCACTGGACATCTGTTGTGTAAGCCGGCTTTCCCACGGGCGATTTTTAAAAGTGTTCCCTTCCGTTTTCAAAGGGAAGCATGCCCGTCATCCCAGCATCACGATGAAACGGGGGAAAACGATCACTATTCAAACGGATCCACCTTTAACCGTTCATGCCGACGGAGAAGTGATCGGCCAAACTCCCCTGTCCATTCAGATACAGCCCCAATCCTTATCGATTCTGTGA
- a CDS encoding Rqc2 family fibronectin-binding protein encodes MSFDGIVVRAVTKELQDTLTGGRIAKIYQPSEWELVFHIRAKGDNHRLQLSAHPAYPRLHLTEKTADNPLSPPMFCMLVRKHLEGSVIQSLSQVALERIVHLDVKTRNELGDEVVRRLVVEIMGRHSNLILLDPASGKILDGIRRVGVGVSRHRQVIPGAVYQPPPEQDKRNPLDTDRESFLRSIQWNEGRLDKQLVRHYFGLGPQIAREIVHRGGIGDREQLWEAFSQVMTAIREHRYEPTLVHGKKPAFAALPLTHLAGERESFDSISRCLETFFHGKAERDRVRQQNHDLIRRLKNTVDKNENKLKKLEKEYLSTERADDYRTQGELVTAHMHQIRRGDTKLKAINYYDPDAPEVTIDLEPRLNPSENAQRYFKLYNKAKSARKWIREQQEKARQESAYLESVLVQLENASSAEVEEIKEELVEQGFLKAAPARKKKKNPSRPKPASYRSSEGIPILVGRNNKQNDALTHRMATPTDTWLHTKEIPGSHVVIRARHFGEETLKEAALLAAYHSKARESSQVPVDYTLIKHVKKPSGSPPGFVIYEEQKTLFVTPEEQAIRKLEVED; translated from the coding sequence ATGTCATTCGACGGCATCGTCGTCCGTGCAGTCACCAAAGAACTGCAGGATACCTTGACAGGCGGACGAATTGCCAAAATATATCAACCATCGGAGTGGGAACTGGTTTTTCACATTCGAGCAAAAGGAGACAACCACCGGTTGCAGCTCTCCGCCCACCCCGCCTATCCCCGGCTCCACCTGACGGAAAAAACGGCGGACAATCCCCTTTCGCCACCGATGTTTTGCATGCTGGTACGGAAACACCTGGAGGGGAGCGTGATTCAATCCCTGTCCCAGGTGGCCCTGGAACGAATCGTCCACCTGGATGTCAAAACCCGAAACGAGTTGGGGGATGAGGTCGTACGACGCCTTGTGGTGGAAATCATGGGGAGACACAGCAACCTGATCCTGCTGGATCCCGCTTCTGGAAAAATCCTGGACGGCATCCGCCGGGTGGGGGTTGGAGTCAGCCGCCATCGGCAAGTGATTCCCGGAGCCGTCTACCAGCCGCCGCCGGAACAGGACAAACGGAACCCCCTGGATACCGATCGGGAGTCGTTTCTCCGATCGATCCAATGGAATGAAGGGCGTTTGGATAAACAGCTGGTACGCCATTATTTCGGATTGGGTCCGCAAATCGCCCGGGAGATCGTGCACCGCGGCGGAATCGGCGACCGGGAACAGCTGTGGGAAGCCTTTTCCCAAGTGATGACCGCCATCCGGGAGCATCGTTATGAGCCTACCCTCGTCCACGGAAAAAAACCGGCCTTCGCCGCTCTCCCCCTTACCCACCTCGCGGGGGAGCGGGAGTCCTTCGACTCCATCAGCCGGTGCCTGGAGACGTTTTTTCACGGCAAGGCGGAACGGGACCGGGTGCGCCAGCAAAATCATGACCTCATCCGACGTTTGAAAAACACCGTCGATAAAAACGAAAACAAACTGAAAAAACTGGAGAAAGAATATCTCTCCACCGAACGAGCCGATGATTACCGCACCCAGGGAGAGCTGGTTACCGCCCATATGCACCAGATCCGCCGGGGCGATACAAAGCTGAAAGCGATTAATTACTACGATCCCGACGCACCCGAGGTCACCATTGACCTGGAGCCGCGGCTCAACCCGTCGGAGAATGCGCAACGCTACTTTAAGCTGTACAACAAGGCAAAATCCGCCCGCAAATGGATCCGGGAACAACAGGAAAAAGCGCGGCAGGAATCGGCTTATCTGGAATCCGTGCTGGTCCAGCTGGAAAACGCCTCTTCCGCCGAAGTGGAAGAGATCAAGGAAGAGCTGGTGGAACAAGGGTTCCTCAAAGCCGCCCCCGCCCGCAAAAAGAAAAAGAACCCGTCTCGTCCGAAGCCCGCTTCTTACCGTTCTTCCGAGGGAATCCCCATTCTGGTGGGTCGCAACAACAAGCAAAACGACGCCCTCACCCACCGGATGGCCACCCCCACGGATACCTGGCTCCATACCAAAGAGATCCCCGGCTCTCACGTCGTGATTCGCGCCAGACACTTCGGTGAAGAAACCCTGAAGGAAGCCGCTCTTCTGGCTGCGTACCACAGCAAAGCCCGGGAGTCCAGCCAAGTGCCGGTGGATTACACCCTGATCAAACATGTCAAGAAACCCTCCGGCTCCCCGCCCGGTTTTGTCATCTATGAAGAGCAGAAAACCCTGTTCGTCACTCCGGAGGAGCAGGCGATCCGTAAGCTGGAGGTGGAGGATTAA